In Streptomyces canus, one DNA window encodes the following:
- a CDS encoding ABC transporter substrate-binding protein has product MRTQSRRRPPRATLAMAAAGTLLAPLLSGCWVGAGGAGSGGDAINVLMVNNPQMTELQKLTKAHFTKETGIKVNFTVLPENDVRDKISQDFANQAGQYDVATLSNYEIPIYARNGWLHEMNSYVARDPSYDERDVLAPMRQSLTGDDGKLYGQPFYGESSFLMYRKDLFEQKGLTMPARPTWTQVADLAAKVDGAESGMKGICLRGLPGWGEVMAPLTTVVNTFGGTWFDKGWKARLDSPEFEKAVKFYVDLVRDHGESGAAQSGFAECLNNMTQGKVAMWYDATSAAGSLEAKGSPVKGKVGYAPAPVEETKSSGWLYTWAWGIQDASRNPDKAWKFVSWASSKQYEQLVGDQIGWSNVPAGKRASTYTNPAYVKEAAAFQEMTKEAIEQARPNDPGVQPRPAPGIQFVGIPEFTDLGTRVSQEISAAIAGRQSVESALKKSQQLAEKISEEYEGR; this is encoded by the coding sequence ATGCGAACCCAGAGCCGACGACGGCCGCCGCGAGCCACGCTCGCCATGGCCGCCGCAGGGACGCTGCTCGCCCCGCTGCTCTCCGGCTGCTGGGTCGGAGCCGGCGGGGCGGGGTCGGGCGGCGACGCCATCAACGTCCTGATGGTCAACAACCCCCAGATGACCGAGCTGCAGAAGCTGACCAAGGCCCACTTCACCAAGGAGACCGGGATCAAGGTCAACTTCACCGTCCTGCCCGAGAACGACGTCCGCGACAAGATCAGCCAGGACTTCGCCAACCAGGCCGGCCAGTACGACGTGGCGACCCTGTCCAACTACGAGATCCCGATCTACGCCCGCAACGGCTGGCTGCACGAGATGAACTCGTACGTCGCCAGGGACCCGTCGTACGACGAGAGGGACGTCCTCGCGCCGATGCGCCAGTCGCTGACCGGCGACGACGGCAAGCTCTACGGCCAGCCCTTCTACGGCGAGTCGTCCTTCCTGATGTACCGCAAGGACCTCTTCGAGCAGAAAGGGCTGACGATGCCGGCCCGTCCCACCTGGACCCAGGTGGCCGACCTGGCCGCGAAGGTGGACGGCGCCGAGTCCGGCATGAAGGGCATCTGTCTGCGCGGCCTGCCCGGCTGGGGTGAGGTCATGGCCCCGCTCACCACGGTCGTGAACACCTTCGGCGGCACCTGGTTCGACAAGGGCTGGAAGGCCCGCCTCGACTCCCCCGAGTTCGAGAAGGCGGTGAAGTTCTATGTCGACCTCGTCCGCGACCACGGCGAGTCCGGCGCCGCCCAGTCCGGCTTCGCCGAGTGCCTCAACAACATGACCCAGGGCAAGGTCGCCATGTGGTACGACGCCACCTCCGCGGCGGGTTCCCTGGAGGCGAAGGGCTCCCCGGTCAAAGGCAAGGTGGGCTACGCCCCCGCCCCCGTCGAGGAGACGAAGTCCTCCGGCTGGCTCTACACCTGGGCCTGGGGCATCCAGGACGCCTCACGCAACCCCGACAAGGCCTGGAAGTTCGTCTCCTGGGCCTCCAGCAAGCAGTACGAGCAGCTGGTCGGCGACCAGATCGGCTGGTCCAACGTGCCGGCCGGCAAACGCGCGTCGACGTACACCAACCCCGCCTACGTGAAAGAGGCCGCCGCCTTCCAGGAGATGACCAAGGAGGCCATCGAGCAGGCCCGGCCGAACGACCCGGGGGTGCAGCCGCGCCCCGCGCCCGGCATCCAGTTCGTCGGCATCCCCGAGTTCACCGATCTGGGCACCAGGGTCTCCCAGGAGATCAGCGCGGCCATCGCCGGACGCCAGTCCGTCGAGTCGGCCCTGAAGAAGTCCCAGCAGCTCGCCGAGAAGATCTCCGAGGAGTACGAGGGACGATGA
- a CDS encoding DeoR/GlpR family DNA-binding transcription regulator has protein sequence MDARTAEERQREIVRTARATGSVDVNALAAALGVAKETVRRDLRALEDHGLVRRTHGGAYPVESAGFETTLAFRATSHVPEKRRVAAAAAELLGDAETVFVDEGFTPQLIAEALPRDRPLTVVTASLPVAGALAEAEHTSVLLLGGRVRPGTLATVDHWTTKMLAGFVLDLAFIGANGISREHGLTTPDPAVSEVKAQAIRAARRTVFAGVHTKFGAVSFCRFAEIGALEAIVTSTLLPSPEAHRYSLLGPQVIRV, from the coding sequence ATGGACGCGAGAACCGCGGAGGAACGCCAGCGCGAGATCGTGCGCACCGCGCGCGCCACCGGCTCGGTCGACGTCAACGCGCTCGCCGCCGCACTGGGCGTGGCCAAGGAGACCGTACGACGGGATCTGCGCGCCCTCGAGGACCACGGGCTGGTGCGTCGTACGCACGGCGGGGCCTATCCCGTGGAGAGCGCCGGGTTCGAGACCACGCTCGCCTTCCGGGCCACCAGCCATGTGCCCGAGAAGCGCCGGGTCGCGGCCGCCGCGGCCGAGCTGCTCGGGGACGCCGAGACCGTCTTCGTCGACGAGGGCTTCACCCCGCAGCTCATCGCCGAGGCCCTGCCCCGGGACCGGCCGCTGACCGTGGTCACCGCGTCCCTGCCGGTCGCGGGAGCCCTTGCCGAGGCCGAGCACACCTCCGTCCTGCTGCTCGGCGGCCGGGTCCGCCCCGGCACCCTGGCGACCGTCGACCACTGGACGACGAAGATGCTGGCCGGCTTCGTCCTCGACCTGGCCTTCATCGGCGCCAACGGCATCTCCCGCGAACACGGCCTCACCACCCCCGACCCGGCGGTCAGCGAGGTCAAGGCACAGGCGATCCGAGCCGCGCGCCGCACCGTGTTCGCCGGCGTGCACACCAAGTTCGGCGCGGTCAGCTTCTGCCGCTTCGCGGAGATCGGCGCGCTGGAGGCGATCGTGACGAGCACGCTGCTGCCCTCGCCCGAGGCCCATCGGTACTCCCTGCTGGGACCACAGGTCATCAGGGTCTGA
- a CDS encoding NAD-dependent epimerase/dehydratase family protein, with product MPAPRTVLLTGAAGGLGTLMRDLLPAYGYDLRLLDLRPVEGEPDAVVADLADKDAVREAVRGVDAIIHLAGISLEAPFEKILKANIEGTYNLYEAAHAEGVGRIVFASSNHAVGYTPRPQGADPLIPIDTPRRPDTFYGLSKSFGEDLAQFYWDKHGLESVSVRIGSCFPEPTSVRMLSLWMSPADGARLLHAALTAEQVGHSVVYGSSANTRLWWDLTTARALGYDPQDDSEPYADKLIAEQGELQDGNEGHAYLGGQFVTDPPIWPY from the coding sequence ATGCCCGCTCCCCGTACCGTTCTGCTCACCGGTGCCGCCGGCGGGCTCGGCACCCTGATGCGGGATCTGCTCCCGGCCTACGGCTACGACCTGCGCCTGCTCGATCTGCGGCCCGTCGAGGGCGAGCCGGACGCGGTCGTCGCCGACCTCGCCGACAAGGACGCGGTACGCGAAGCCGTTCGGGGTGTCGACGCGATCATCCACCTCGCGGGCATCTCCCTGGAAGCCCCTTTCGAGAAGATCCTCAAGGCGAACATCGAGGGCACCTACAACCTGTACGAGGCCGCTCACGCCGAGGGCGTCGGACGGATCGTCTTCGCCTCCTCCAACCACGCCGTCGGCTACACCCCCCGCCCCCAGGGCGCCGACCCGCTCATCCCCATCGACACCCCGCGCCGCCCGGACACCTTCTACGGCCTGTCCAAGTCCTTCGGCGAGGACCTCGCGCAGTTCTACTGGGACAAGCACGGCCTGGAGAGCGTCTCCGTGCGCATCGGCTCCTGTTTCCCCGAGCCGACCAGCGTGCGCATGCTCTCGCTCTGGATGAGCCCGGCCGACGGCGCCCGCCTCCTCCACGCGGCCCTGACCGCCGAGCAGGTCGGCCACAGCGTGGTCTACGGCTCCTCCGCCAACACCCGTCTGTGGTGGGACCTCACCACCGCGCGGGCGCTCGGCTACGACCCGCAGGACGACTCCGAGCCGTACGCGGACAAGCTGATCGCCGAGCAGGGCGAGCTCCAGGACGGCAACGAGGGGCACGCCTACCTGGGCGGCCAGTTCGTGACGGACCCACCGATCTGGCCGTACTGA
- a CDS encoding 5-dehydro-4-deoxyglucarate dehydratase codes for MTSADLAHRLGIPSGPLFFPVTAYGADGSVDLDTYRAHVRQGVAAGAAAVFACCGTGEFHALTPEEFEACVRAAVEETAGRVPVVAGAGYGTALAVRYARLAEAAGADGLLAMPPYLVVAGQEGLLRHYREVAAATALPVIVYQRDNAVFTPETVVELARTEGIIGLKDGLGDLDLMQRIVSAVRTEVPGDFLYFNGLPTAEQTQLAYLAIGVPLYSSAVFCFAPEIALAFHRAIVDGDRATVDRLLDGFYRPFVELRARGRGYAVSLVKAGVRMRGLDVGEVRPPLHEPGEDHVKQLAEIIERGYALLEEAQ; via the coding sequence GTGACGTCTGCCGACCTCGCCCATCGACTCGGCATCCCCAGCGGGCCGCTGTTCTTCCCGGTCACGGCGTACGGCGCCGACGGCTCCGTCGACCTCGACACCTACCGCGCGCATGTGCGCCAGGGCGTGGCGGCGGGGGCCGCCGCCGTGTTCGCGTGCTGTGGCACCGGGGAGTTCCACGCGCTCACGCCCGAGGAGTTCGAGGCGTGCGTCCGCGCGGCCGTCGAGGAGACGGCGGGGCGGGTGCCGGTGGTGGCGGGCGCCGGATATGGCACCGCGCTCGCCGTACGGTACGCGCGGCTCGCCGAGGCGGCCGGGGCCGACGGGCTGCTCGCCATGCCGCCCTACCTCGTCGTCGCCGGGCAGGAGGGGCTGCTGCGGCACTACCGGGAGGTGGCCGCCGCGACCGCGCTCCCGGTGATCGTCTACCAGCGCGACAACGCCGTCTTCACCCCGGAGACCGTCGTCGAACTGGCCCGCACCGAGGGGATCATCGGCCTCAAGGACGGCCTCGGCGACCTCGACCTGATGCAGCGGATCGTCAGCGCGGTGCGCACCGAGGTACCCGGCGACTTCCTCTACTTCAACGGACTGCCGACCGCCGAGCAGACCCAGCTCGCCTACCTCGCCATCGGCGTCCCCCTGTACTCCTCGGCCGTCTTCTGCTTCGCCCCCGAGATCGCCCTCGCCTTCCACCGCGCGATCGTCGACGGCGACCGGGCCACCGTCGACCGCCTGCTCGACGGCTTCTACCGCCCCTTCGTCGAACTGCGCGCGCGTGGCCGTGGATACGCGGTCTCCCTGGTGAAGGCCGGCGTCCGGATGCGGGGCCTCGACGTGGGGGAGGTCCGCCCGCCGCTGCACGAGCCGGGCGAGGATCATGTGAAGCAGCTCGCGGAGATCATCGAGCGCGGATACGCGCTCCTGGAGGAGGCACAGTGA
- a CDS encoding MFS transporter codes for MTKTWAVFHDRNARLFLTAVTVSGFGTSALWLVSGVWVKDLTGSDGLAALCMLAMWAPALAGPLLGALADRVPRKRLLIGGSLLMAVLLPALLAVDGPDRVWLVLTVLFVYGAAGVVHDAAESALVAGAVPPSLLGDFNGLRMAVTEGMKLVAPLAGAGLYALQGGPGVALLDAITFVLAALLYAGLRVRETRPDPLAPPTSTGSGDEPSGRTATPPPSPSRSPTATSLPGQRTATTPKTPDDPTTPSRLRLFRRTAATPKTPGLGPTTPSRPRLFRRTAAAPKTPGLGPATTRRRTLSRRTPAGAGARHIWAHPILRPLVLAGGTTMLCAGINGALIYAVIDGLGHSPAYAGALYAAQGAGSLAVGLVSGPALRRLGERRFAAYGIALTAVAAGLRAIPSDPLALVSSAAIGAGLPCVLIAALTAVQGETPDALLGRAVATAHTLVYTPNVLGLAAGAALVELVDQRPLSALLGVAWLATAVPLFQRPASASRIASRSPSDANPA; via the coding sequence ATGACGAAGACATGGGCGGTGTTCCACGACCGCAACGCCAGGCTCTTTCTCACCGCGGTGACCGTCTCGGGCTTCGGCACCTCGGCCCTGTGGCTGGTGTCCGGCGTCTGGGTCAAGGACCTCACCGGCTCGGACGGCCTGGCCGCGCTGTGCATGCTCGCGATGTGGGCACCGGCCCTGGCGGGCCCGCTGCTCGGCGCACTGGCCGACCGGGTCCCGCGCAAGCGCCTGCTGATCGGCGGCAGCCTCCTGATGGCGGTCCTGCTCCCGGCCCTCCTCGCCGTCGACGGCCCCGACCGGGTGTGGCTCGTCCTCACGGTCCTTTTCGTGTACGGCGCCGCGGGCGTTGTCCATGACGCGGCGGAGTCGGCCCTGGTCGCCGGCGCCGTCCCCCCGTCCCTGCTCGGCGACTTCAACGGGCTGCGGATGGCGGTCACGGAGGGCATGAAGCTGGTGGCGCCGCTGGCGGGAGCAGGGCTCTACGCACTCCAGGGCGGACCGGGCGTGGCACTCCTGGACGCGATCACGTTCGTCCTGGCCGCGCTGTTGTACGCCGGGCTGCGGGTCCGCGAGACCCGACCGGATCCCCTCGCGCCGCCGACGAGCACTGGCAGCGGGGACGAGCCGTCCGGGCGAACGGCGACCCCGCCGCCGTCACCCAGCCGCAGCCCGACCGCCACGAGCCTCCCCGGACAGCGCACGGCAACCACACCCAAAACACCCGACGACCCGACCACCCCCAGCCGCCTCAGACTGTTCAGACGCACGGCAGCCACACCCAAGACACCCGGCCTCGGCCCGACCACCCCCAGCCGCCCCAGACTGTTCAGACGCACGGCAGCCGCGCCCAAGACACCCGGCCTCGGCCCGGCCACCACCCGCCGCCGCACGCTGTCCAGGCGCACCCCCGCCGGCGCCGGAGCCCGCCACATATGGGCCCACCCCATACTCCGGCCGCTGGTCCTGGCCGGCGGCACCACCATGCTGTGCGCCGGGATCAACGGCGCGCTGATCTACGCCGTGATCGACGGACTCGGCCACTCCCCCGCGTACGCCGGTGCGCTGTACGCCGCCCAGGGCGCCGGTTCCCTGGCGGTGGGGCTGGTCTCCGGGCCCGCTCTGCGCCGGCTGGGCGAGCGCCGGTTCGCCGCGTACGGCATCGCCCTGACCGCCGTCGCCGCCGGCCTGCGGGCGATCCCGTCCGACCCGCTGGCCCTGGTGTCCAGTGCGGCGATCGGCGCGGGTCTCCCCTGTGTGCTGATCGCCGCGCTCACGGCCGTACAGGGCGAGACCCCGGACGCACTCCTGGGCCGTGCCGTCGCCACGGCGCACACGCTGGTGTACACCCCGAACGTGCTCGGCCTCGCGGCCGGCGCGGCCCTGGTCGAACTGGTCGACCAGCGGCCGCTGTCGGCCCTCCTGGGCGTGGCCTGGCTGGCCACGGCAGTGCCGTTGTTTCAGCGGCCGGCCAGTGCCTCACGGATCGCGTCCAGGTCGCCGTCCGACGCCAACCCCGCGTGA
- a CDS encoding TIGR03086 family metal-binding protein, with protein MTVPPLDLGPQTRVIALLAEAVTDDQLGNATPCPKYAAHHMLGHLLGLSAAFRDAARKDLGATTDTPPTDSVPDIGPGWREELPKVLDELAEAWRDPAAWTGMTRAGGVDLPGEIAAAVAVDELVVHGWDLARATGQAYDPDPAALQATYDFLQASAKDPSRDAIFGPIVPVPQDASLLDRAIGLSGRNPGRTS; from the coding sequence ATGACCGTCCCACCCCTGGACCTCGGACCACAGACACGCGTCATCGCCCTTCTGGCCGAGGCCGTCACCGATGATCAGCTGGGGAACGCCACGCCCTGTCCGAAGTACGCGGCGCACCACATGCTCGGCCACCTGCTCGGCCTCTCCGCGGCCTTCCGTGACGCCGCCCGCAAGGACCTCGGCGCCACGACCGACACCCCGCCGACCGACTCCGTCCCGGACATCGGCCCCGGCTGGCGCGAGGAACTCCCCAAGGTCCTCGACGAACTCGCGGAGGCCTGGCGCGACCCGGCCGCCTGGACCGGAATGACCCGCGCGGGCGGCGTCGACCTGCCCGGAGAGATCGCCGCAGCCGTCGCCGTCGACGAACTGGTCGTCCACGGCTGGGACCTGGCCCGCGCCACCGGCCAGGCGTACGACCCGGACCCCGCCGCGCTCCAGGCGACGTACGACTTCCTCCAGGCCTCCGCAAAGGACCCGAGCCGGGACGCCATCTTCGGCCCGATCGTCCCCGTGCCCCAGGACGCGTCCCTGCTGGACCGGGCGATCGGCCTCAGCGGGCGGAACCCGGGCCGGACGTCGTAA
- a CDS encoding MBL fold metallo-hydrolase, with translation MPPLSLTVLGTASPHPAPGRPCSGYLLRGGGAEVWVDAGPGTFAELQRHTDPSRLTAIWISHLHADHSADLLSAVYAFAFGGLTPPAPIPVYAPPGCAHRLAGFFGRSDVRFLEGILAFHPLYDGHTVRHWNLRLAARAVAHDAEAYGLRAECAGRVFAYSGDSGPCAALVELAAESDVFLCEADIDRHREGEQTHLTPEDAGGIARKAGVRELIVTHVGPTLTREAATTRAAVAFAGRTSTAFEGATRLV, from the coding sequence ATGCCGCCCCTCAGCCTCACCGTCCTCGGTACCGCCTCCCCGCACCCGGCGCCGGGCCGCCCCTGCTCCGGCTATCTGCTGCGCGGCGGGGGCGCCGAGGTGTGGGTGGACGCCGGGCCCGGCACCTTCGCCGAGTTGCAGCGGCACACGGATCCCTCCCGGCTGACGGCGATCTGGATCTCCCATCTGCACGCCGACCACAGCGCGGACCTGCTGTCCGCCGTCTACGCCTTCGCGTTCGGCGGACTCACCCCGCCCGCCCCGATCCCGGTGTACGCGCCACCCGGCTGCGCCCATCGGCTCGCCGGGTTCTTCGGGCGGTCCGACGTGCGCTTCCTCGAGGGCATCCTCGCCTTCCATCCCCTGTACGACGGTCACACCGTCCGGCACTGGAACCTCCGGCTCGCCGCGCGGGCCGTCGCGCACGACGCCGAGGCGTACGGGCTGCGCGCCGAGTGCGCCGGACGCGTCTTCGCCTACTCCGGGGACAGCGGGCCCTGTGCCGCCCTCGTCGAACTCGCCGCGGAGTCGGACGTGTTCCTGTGCGAGGCGGACATCGACCGTCATCGCGAAGGCGAACAGACCCACCTGACGCCCGAGGACGCCGGCGGCATCGCCCGCAAGGCCGGGGTGCGCGAACTGATCGTCACCCACGTCGGACCCACGCTCACCAGGGAGGCGGCCACCACACGCGCGGCCGTCGCCTTCGCCGGGCGCACCAGCACGGCGTTCGAGGGCGCCACCCGGCTGGTCTGA
- a CDS encoding GntR family transcriptional regulator — translation MTSVPTPIPSRTQYVLEEIKRRILTGRLTPGQALVETELAAEFGVSKTPVREALKTLAGTGLVVMSQYKGVTVRMVDADMAREVYDVRLLLEPEALKRAVRRGASLDAARDALTRADDATDTAERSLANREFHRSLYLPCGNPLLGRMLDEVRDQAALVSAVAWAASPSWEREAGEHREILRLALEGDADGAARALHAHIASFVERAFPGVLDEEGQE, via the coding sequence ATGACCTCTGTGCCCACGCCGATCCCCTCCCGCACGCAGTACGTGCTGGAGGAGATCAAACGCCGCATCCTCACCGGGCGCCTGACGCCTGGTCAGGCCCTGGTGGAGACCGAACTCGCCGCAGAGTTCGGGGTGTCCAAGACCCCGGTGCGCGAGGCGCTCAAGACCCTGGCCGGGACCGGGCTCGTCGTGATGAGCCAGTACAAGGGCGTCACGGTGCGCATGGTGGACGCGGACATGGCGCGCGAGGTCTACGACGTCCGGCTGCTCCTCGAACCCGAGGCGCTGAAGCGGGCCGTACGGCGCGGGGCCTCCCTCGACGCCGCACGGGACGCGCTGACCCGGGCCGACGACGCCACCGACACCGCCGAACGCTCCCTCGCCAACCGGGAGTTCCACCGCTCGCTCTACCTGCCCTGCGGCAACCCGCTGCTCGGCCGGATGCTCGACGAGGTCCGCGACCAGGCCGCCCTCGTCTCCGCCGTCGCCTGGGCGGCCTCGCCCTCCTGGGAACGGGAGGCGGGCGAGCACCGGGAGATCCTGCGGCTCGCCCTGGAGGGCGACGCGGACGGAGCGGCCCGCGCCCTGCACGCCCACATCGCGTCCTTCGTGGAACGAGCGTTCCCCGGAGTGCTGGACGAGGAAGGTCAGGAATGA
- a CDS encoding dihydrodipicolinate synthase family protein: MSSETFETRRAALADVVAIPVTPFAEDGTVDQDTHRALLRRLLDGGITTLTPNGNTGEFYALTPEERRLVTELTVEEAGDRANILVGVGHDVPTAVASARHARELGAGMVMVHQPVHPYVSQGGWVDYHRAIASAVPELGVVPYIRNAQLSGDRLAELADACPNVIGVKYAVPDAARFGAFARDAGLERFVWVAGLAEPYAPSYFSAGATGFTSGLVNVAPAVSLNMIEALRSGDYPAAMKVWEQIRRFEELRAANGSANNVTVVKEALASLGLCRRDVRPPSRELPEAERAEVAAIAAGWSI; the protein is encoded by the coding sequence ATGAGCAGCGAGACGTTCGAGACCCGGCGGGCGGCCCTGGCCGACGTGGTGGCGATCCCGGTGACTCCGTTCGCCGAGGACGGCACCGTCGACCAGGACACCCACCGGGCCCTGCTGCGTCGGCTGCTCGACGGAGGGATCACCACCCTCACCCCCAACGGCAACACCGGCGAGTTCTACGCTCTGACCCCCGAAGAGCGCCGCCTGGTCACCGAGTTGACCGTCGAGGAGGCCGGGGACCGGGCGAACATCCTCGTCGGCGTCGGTCACGACGTCCCGACCGCCGTGGCCTCCGCCCGCCACGCCCGCGAGCTCGGCGCCGGGATGGTCATGGTCCACCAGCCCGTCCACCCCTATGTCTCGCAGGGCGGCTGGGTCGACTACCACCGCGCGATCGCCTCGGCCGTCCCGGAACTGGGAGTCGTTCCGTACATCCGCAACGCCCAGCTCAGCGGCGACCGCCTGGCCGAACTCGCCGACGCCTGCCCCAACGTGATCGGCGTGAAGTACGCCGTCCCGGACGCGGCCAGGTTCGGCGCCTTCGCACGGGACGCGGGACTCGAACGCTTCGTGTGGGTCGCCGGGCTCGCCGAGCCCTACGCGCCCTCCTACTTCTCGGCGGGTGCCACCGGCTTCACCTCGGGGCTGGTCAACGTCGCCCCCGCCGTCTCGCTGAACATGATCGAGGCGCTCCGGTCCGGTGACTACCCGGCCGCCATGAAGGTCTGGGAGCAGATCCGCCGCTTCGAGGAACTCCGCGCCGCGAACGGCTCCGCGAACAACGTCACCGTCGTCAAGGAGGCCCTCGCCTCGCTTGGCCTGTGCCGCCGCGACGTGCGTCCGCCGAGCCGCGAGCTGCCCGAGGCCGAGCGCGCCGAGGTCGCCGCGATAGCCGCCGGGTGGTCGATATGA
- the araD gene encoding L-arabinonate dehydratase, whose translation MTDRKRPEELRSHQWYGTEGQLRTWSHNARMRQLGYEAEEYRGRPVIAVLNTWSDINPCHVHLRERAEAVKRGVWQAGGFPLEFPVSTLSETYQKPTPMFYRNLLAMETEELLRSYPIDAAVLLGGCDKSTPALLMGAASADVTSIFVPAGPMLPGHWRGETLGSGTDMWKYWDEHRAGNLTDCELRELQGGLARSPGHCMTMGTASTMTAAAETLGMTLPGASSIPAVDSAHERMAAASGRRAVELAWTGLKPSEILTREAFEDAVTTVLGLGGSTNAVIHLIAMAGRAGIKLTLDDFDRIARTVPVLANVRPGGQTYLMEDFYFAGGLPAFLSRITDLLHLDRPTVNGTLGEQIEGAEVHNDDVIRTRDNPVASEGGVAVLRGNLCPDGAVIKHISAEQHLLKHTGTAVVFDDYRTMQRTLNDPALNITADSVLVLRNAGPKGGPGMPEYGMLPIPDHLLKQGVRDMVRISDARMSGTSYGTCVLHVAPESYVGGPLALVRSGDDITLDVEARVLQLNVDDEELERRRAEWTPPPARDERGYGALYNEQITQADTGCDFEFLARPGKVADPYAS comes from the coding sequence ATGACCGACAGGAAGCGTCCCGAAGAGCTCAGAAGCCATCAGTGGTACGGCACCGAGGGCCAGCTGCGGACCTGGTCGCACAACGCCCGTATGCGCCAGCTCGGTTACGAGGCCGAGGAGTACCGCGGCCGCCCGGTGATCGCCGTCCTCAACACCTGGTCGGACATCAACCCCTGCCACGTCCATCTGCGCGAGCGCGCCGAGGCGGTCAAGCGGGGGGTGTGGCAGGCCGGGGGCTTCCCGCTCGAATTCCCGGTCTCCACCCTCTCGGAGACGTACCAGAAGCCCACCCCGATGTTCTACCGCAACCTCCTCGCGATGGAGACGGAGGAGCTGCTGCGGTCGTATCCGATCGACGCGGCGGTGCTGCTCGGCGGCTGCGACAAGTCGACGCCGGCGCTGCTCATGGGCGCGGCCTCGGCCGATGTCACCTCGATCTTCGTGCCCGCGGGGCCGATGCTGCCGGGGCACTGGCGGGGCGAGACCCTCGGGTCCGGCACCGACATGTGGAAGTACTGGGACGAGCACCGCGCGGGCAACCTGACGGACTGTGAACTGCGCGAGCTCCAGGGCGGGTTGGCGCGCTCGCCCGGTCACTGCATGACCATGGGGACCGCGTCCACGATGACCGCGGCGGCGGAAACCCTGGGCATGACCCTGCCGGGTGCGTCCTCGATCCCGGCCGTCGACTCCGCGCACGAGCGGATGGCCGCGGCCTCCGGGCGCCGCGCCGTGGAACTCGCCTGGACCGGCCTGAAGCCGTCCGAGATCCTCACCCGCGAGGCCTTCGAGGACGCTGTCACCACGGTGCTCGGGCTCGGCGGCTCCACCAACGCGGTCATCCATCTGATCGCCATGGCCGGCCGGGCGGGCATCAAGCTCACCCTGGACGACTTCGACCGTATCGCGCGTACCGTGCCGGTGCTGGCGAACGTCCGGCCCGGCGGACAGACGTACCTCATGGAGGACTTCTACTTCGCCGGCGGTCTGCCCGCCTTCCTCTCGCGGATCACCGACCTGCTCCACCTGGACCGGCCGACCGTGAACGGCACCCTCGGGGAGCAGATCGAGGGCGCGGAAGTCCACAACGACGACGTCATCCGCACCCGGGACAACCCGGTCGCGAGCGAGGGCGGGGTGGCCGTCCTGCGCGGCAACCTCTGCCCGGACGGCGCCGTCATCAAGCACATCTCCGCCGAGCAGCACCTGCTCAAGCACACCGGCACCGCGGTCGTCTTCGACGACTACAGGACCATGCAACGCACCCTCAACGACCCGGCGTTGAACATCACCGCCGACAGCGTGCTGGTGCTGCGCAACGCCGGTCCCAAGGGCGGCCCGGGCATGCCCGAGTACGGGATGCTGCCGATCCCGGACCATCTGCTCAAGCAGGGCGTGCGGGACATGGTCCGGATCTCCGACGCCCGGATGAGCGGGACGAGTTACGGCACGTGTGTGCTGCACGTGGCGCCCGAGTCGTACGTCGGCGGACCGCTCGCCCTCGTGCGGTCGGGGGACGACATCACCCTCGATGTCGAGGCGCGCGTCCTCCAACTCAACGTGGACGACGAGGAGTTGGAGCGCCGACGGGCGGAGTGGACACCGCCGCCCGCGCGTGACGAGCGCGGCTACGGCGCGCTCTACAACGAACAGATCACCCAGGCGGACACCGGCTGCGACTTCGAGTTCCTCGCCCGCCCGGGCAAGGTCGCCGACCCGTACGCGAGCTGA